TGTAAATACAAATTGAAAATAGGAACAAAAGATGAGAACGTTAAGGGTTAACTGTACTCTTATCTCCTTCCTTGTTTTGGGGTTGAACTTCGTCTCCTTGGGTACCCCAGGTATTATGTACAATCGGGCCAACTGATCAGTGATTTTCTGCTCGATGTACGTATCTTTGCAGATGCGATCTTTGATATCGAAACCCGTCTCCTCCATAACCTAAGAGAATACAGACATGGGTATGAGAAAACATTATTGAATGAAACGACATATATAGTATCTAGCCATTCTGTATTGAGCAAATACTTTCTTGCCAAATCAGAATTATAAAGACCTATAAAACTGAGATAATTTAATAAGAGGTAATTACCTCTCGTACAGCACAAACATGGGGAGCCTCATCTTCATTGACTTTTCCCTTTGGAAAGCCCCACCCTGACTTGGCCAAATAGCCCTGAACCAGCAATGCCTAAAGAGAATAAATATTAAATATTATAAAAggacataacacacacacctgagacaacTTAAGACATGAAATGTTTATCAGGAAGTATCACCATACACAGCCAGTGTTATAATGTATGTACTATACGCACATTGTCAAGCGACTCATCTAGAATAATGGCACCATAGGTTGGAACACCCATCTTATATTCCTTCCACTGTTCTAGAACCTTCTGTACATCCTCCCCATTGGGCAGCAAGAATGGACAATGATTAAAAAGTAGCATGTGTCAAGGAGAATGTAAggaacatttgcaaaaaaatatctAGTTTTATGCACCACTCCTCACAAGACGTTATTTGAATTGAAGGTGATGGGGTCTTTTCAAGTTCAACAAGAAACGGTTAGGTGATGACATGTACATAACCTTTCACACAGCGGGCCTATGGTCATaaagcttcttttttttaaaatcaGGAATTAACTAACCAAAGAAAAAAATAACATGAAATCAACCCCCCCAGCCCCCTCTCACATCATTATTCTCATGTAAGGATATCAGCCTTGGCAAAGTCCCTTATCCCGCACTGAGGTAGTCCTGGTGCATTTTGCATGCAGAAGTCCAGGTAGAACCAATGGGCAAGCTCGATCTGGAAGCACACGCGGATAGCATTGTCTCGCTCTTCACTAGGGATGTGGAGGATGAATCGACTGGAAAGAGGAGGGGCAAATCAGTACAGTAGCAGAACTACACGGACATAGTTAATTAGACAACATACTGTGGTCCATGTCACAATACAGTTTGAGTTATGAAACTACAACACAGTATAATGAAGTACCATCATGACTGTAGCGAAGCTTGGGGTTCCGTGTATGCAGCTAGGGGCGCATTCATTACGAAAACCGTTTAAGAACCAAACAGAGCAAATCACGAGTTAATATTTGACGATTAGCCATCACTagcagaggctgctgcctatatacatagacttgaaatgactggccactttaataaaatggtacactagtcactttaataatgtttacatattttgcattactcatctcatatgtatatactatatgctggtatcttagtctatgccgctctaacattgctcgtccatatagttatatattcttaattccattcctttacttagatgtgtgtatatgttgtgaaattgttggaTATTACTTGATATTATTGCACGGTCGAAGCTAGAAACAcgtgcatttcgctacacctgcaataacatctactaaacacgtgtatgtgaccaatacatgtCATTAACACATTCAGAtaggtccctccccgtttcgtTGCGTTTGAGAAACGTTTTGTAACATAATTAATACAGCCCCTGAGAACACTGATGCAACGCACTTTCGTTAAGTCAACCCCATTGTCACTTGGAGACAGACAAACTACCGAGGTATCTAGCGAGTTATCCACAACCAACGTTACGACAAGCCACAAGCACAATAAAAGACACCCCTCCGGGTATAGTGTTAGTAAGAAAACAAGTTAGACACGTTTGACGCGGTATTTACCTGCAGAGGTCGTCCAATACGCCGTTGGGAATCTCCCCTCTTTTTGTCTCCATGTTGAGGATAAAAACATCCCGAACTCGCGAAACAATGAGGCGAAAAATAAACAGCGCAAAGCTACTATTTTCTTAAATCTCGAATCAATGCATTCTATTGATCAATCAAGGCGAACTATATGTGTCAGGTTCGTCAAATGTCCCTAAACTTacacaaataaatacatgtaagcTACGTTAGCTCGCTAAAAACAAACTCCAACACCGCGCAATCGAAAAAGAAAGGTAGAAACGCCACTGTTGATGATGTGAGGGAACGTTATTATCCAATCGTATATCAGGGAAGGCTGGCCACGTTGAGTAGGTGGTACCTTATTAGGCTAAATGATGGCCTGTCAAAATATTCTAACCAATCAAGACGCACAATAACTCGAGCACAATGTATTAAGTTTGGTTGACAAAAACAAGGAAACGGTAAGCAAAGATATTCGAGCAAGATTATAAAGTAGACAACTAGACATTATTGAGGAAGAGGCGAGGCCTGTGTAGCCATGTAAATGACATTTTATACGCGGACATCCCAGTGGCATTAGAACAGTTTCTCATTAGCAGTAATCACAATAAATAACATGCGATATCCTTGGCCACAATTACATTATTATAGGAATAAGATAAACTTGTTCTAGTAATAAAATATATAGAATATTGTTATACGTGCCCTtataaattattatatatattatattgtgaGAGGCAAGCGACCTGTGAAAGCACTAAACCATTATACAGCTACAACCATTTATTCAGTCTACTGCCCTCATCTACACGTGTGGATATTAACAGTTGTTTAATTCAATAAAATAGACAAAATTACCTCTCATTTGTGACAGTCATTTGAAAGTTGGATGCTCTTTTAGGATATGAATGGCAGAATGTCAGTGAACCCTGGGATTGACCTTTTTGAATGAACATGCAtatgaataaaataaaacaaatattaggTTATATGGcattatatatatatgacattatAGACATTATAAATAGTATGTGTTTTCATAGGCTGACATATTAATGTGTAGGCATATTAAATGTTTTATAAAGGAGATATGTGTGACTTGGCTGTAGTAGAAAAATCTATCATATAAAAAATGGTTAAaggctccagccacccaagtcatagcctgttctctctgcaaccgcacggcaagcgatacCGATGCACTAAGTCTGGAGaaaacaggaccctgaacagcttctacccccaagccataagactactagtTAGTTAAAAATAGTTAAACAATAACTACCTGGACTATCTTCATTGACTCTTTTTGCACTAActattttgactcatcacataaaCTGCTGTTACAGTGCatctatctatcctgttgcctagtaacTTCATCcgtacctatatgtacatacagtaccagtcaaacgtttggacacacctactaattcaagggtttttctttattataaTTGGGGttcttttttcattttttaaacaactaatttaCTCATGTCTGTTCAATAATTTGAATTCCAATTTGTTCGTTTTCCCCTTCCTGTGAGCTCAATGCACACATTGCACAGTTTCTCTAGagctacactaccggtcaaaggttttagaacacctactcattcaagggtttttatttgtactattttctacatcgtagaataatagcgaagacatcaaaactatgaaataacacatatggaatcatgtagtaaccaaaaaaagtgttaaacaaatcaaaatacataatcatatcaaaatcaaatagccaccctttgccttgacagctttgcacactcttggcattctctcaaccagcttcatgaggtagtcacctggaatgcatttcaattaacaggtgtgccttgttaaaagttaatttgtggaatttctttccttcttagtgcgtttgagccaatcagttgtgttgtgacaaggtaggggtggtatacagaagataaccctattatggcaagaacagctcaaataagcaaagagaaatgacagtccatcaatactttaagacaAAGGTCAGTtgatctggaaaatttcaagaacttctacattttcttcaagtgcagatgcaaaaaccatcaagcgctgatgaaactggctcttgtgaggaccgccacaggaaaggaagacccggagttacctctgctgcagaggacttAGAGTtatctgcacctcagattgcagcccaaaaaaATGCTTCAAAagtttcaagtaacagacacatctcaacatcaactgttcagagactgcgtcaatcaggccttcatggtcgaattcctgcaaagaaaccactactaagggacactaataataagaagagacttgcttggaccaagaaacacgagcaatggacattagacgagtggaaatctgtcctctggtctggatgagtccaaatttgagatttttggttccaaccgctgtgtctttgtgagatgcagagtaggtgattGGATGATCTCCTTATGTGTAATTCACagagtgaagcatggaggaggaggtgtgatggtgctttgctggtgacactgtcagtgatttattttgaatccaaggcatacttaaccagcatggctaccacaggattctgcagtgatacgccatcctatttggtttgcgcttagagggactatcatttgcttttcaacaggacaatgacaacacacctccaggctgtgtaagggctatttgaccaaggagagtgatggagtcctgcatcagatgatctggccaccacaatcacccaatctcaacccaaatgagatggtttgagatgagttggaccgcagagtgaaggaaaagcagccaacaagtgctcagcatatgtgggaactccttcaagactgttggaaaagcattccaggtgaagctgattgagagaatgccaagagtgtgcaaagctgtcatcaaggcaaagggtggctactttgaagaatctgaaatatattttgatttgtttaacacatctttggttactgcatgattccaatatgtgttatttaattgttttgttgtagaataatagtgcagacaatgtagaaaatagtaaaaataaagaaaaacccttgaatgagtaagtgtccaaacttttgactggtacaatatatacctcaattacctcgtacgtACCCTTGCACATCGACTCGATACtggcacagcacttacacaaatgactgatgattggctgagagaaattgatgctaaagtgattgtgggggctgtcttgattgacttcagtgcagcttttgacattatcgatcatagtctgctgctggaataacttatgtgttatggctttacaccccctgctataatgtggataaagaggtacttgtctaacagaacacagagggtgttttttaatggaagcctctcaaatataatccagttagaatcaggaattcccctgttttaggccccttgcttttttcaattttaactaacgacatgccactgactttgagtaaagccagattGTCTATGTACGCGGATGACTCAATGTAACATTATAACATTACGtccatcccctcgcccatacccaggctcgaaccagggaccctctgcacacagacaacagtcacccacgaagcatcgttacccattgctccacaaaacCACGGCCCTTgccttcaaggtctcagagcaagtgacatcaccgatt
The sequence above is drawn from the Oncorhynchus gorbuscha isolate QuinsamMale2020 ecotype Even-year linkage group LG11, OgorEven_v1.0, whole genome shotgun sequence genome and encodes:
- the dcp2 gene encoding m7GpppN-mRNA hydrolase isoform X2, translating into METKRGEIPNGVLDDLCSRFILHIPSEERDNAIRVCFQIELAHWFYLDFCMQNAPGLPQCGIRDFAKAVFNHCPFLLPNGEDVQKVLEQWKEYKMGVPTYGAIILDESLDNALLVQGYLAKSGWGFPKGKVNEDEAPHVCAVREVMEETGFDIKDRICKDTYIEQKITDQLARLYIIPGVPKETKFNPKTRKEIRNIEWFPIEKLPCHRNDMTPKSKLGLAPNKFFMAIPFVRPLREWIAKRKGESTDSDEDFASNGSTPCKPLDKARSKHRRAQMLPEASPAEGWGKQKQPKPLGQLSQYEVSELLKAKKEEKRLQPRRLQDNFDTDAALPSDTCSSTNGQQVVCNSNCEHLSSRSFLNFKFDREAIMKCFDS